Proteins co-encoded in one Rhopalosiphum maidis isolate BTI-1 chromosome 2, ASM367621v3, whole genome shotgun sequence genomic window:
- the LOC113553383 gene encoding uncharacterized protein LOC113553383 isoform X2 yields MIKFVCKLYLLLCLGLSTNASPILNGLKTTSSNYQQNSSSLQHESMFSPNSDYGNLETKLNSQMVSAIDQSLKNTPGITTTYRDQNGNLITQVKKETFNKENGQSSHAFEIQESKQLPNGYSKSFKKEYSSSGVIGSQPTTFIQKPLNTEKYYNSEQLSNGESSSYGSFQNYQGQSIPANIGNVGIKSNFKSTVDQSLTNVPGVTTTFRDQNGNIVTQVKKEIVTNNDGQNGRVTEFEETKQLPNGYSKSFRKEYSSSSVIGSQPTTFIQKPLNTEKYYNSEQLSNGESSSYGSFQNYQGQSIPANIGNVGIKSNFKSTVDQSLTNVPGVTTTFRDQNGNIVTQVKKEIVTNNDGQNGRVTEFEETKQLPNGYSKSFRKEYSSSSVVGIQPTLIKVNTTEKNTYLPQQIIQGETEKFNGYNTFFNNKKYTIEPNSPINSQVFNNKKQSIETIETTGTLKSNSFGVNTNNQIDCDQGPSSTYPSNQDFKQQPINTNYSPVSQQAKVNINHFSTQTQAEVGQQSVDLHGYTRPSQIGQQSVDNSNLYVPNKPKNQKFEKIESFSTQTQEEVGQQSVDLHGYTRPSQIGQQSVDISNLYVPKKPNSQKFEKIESFSTQTQEEVGQQSVDLHGYSKPSQIGQQSVDISNLYVPNKPNNQKFEKIESFSTQTQAEVGQQSVDLHGYTRPSQIGQQSVDISNLYVPKKPNSQKFEKIESFSTQTQAEVGQQSVDLHGYTRPSQIGQQSVDISNLYVPKKPNNQKFEKIESFSTQTQEEVGQQSVDLHGYTRPSQIGQQSVDNSNLYVPNKPKNQKFEKIESFSTQTQAEVGQQSVDLHGYTNPSQIGQQSVDISNLYVPKKPNNQKFEKIESFSTQTQAEVGQQSVDLHGYTNPSQIGQQSVDISNLYVPNKPNNQKFEKIESFSTQTQAEVGQQSVDLHGYSKPSQIGQQSVDISNLYVPNKPNNQKFEKIESFSTQTQAEVGQQSVDLHGYTRPSQIGQQSVDISNLYVPNKPSSKKFEKIESFSTQTQEEIAQQSVDLHGYTRPSQIGQQSVDISNLYVPNKQYGNVNFQSSKLSSQTGQLSTGNDEPINSKYNSVFDKLGQLEHEILGAKSTVNINKGNVQTTYSTNHNVKSMPVQTSHQESNFSKKINENTQYIEPESEIAFSKSFQQKDSKLVIQQDAIENPTSNTEHFSENPTTPSSVWKKIGDKFKGTIENAKNKAQQLASNINDKVGFSSVTGNPC; encoded by the coding sequence GTTTGCAAATTATATTTGCTTTTATGTCTTGGTTTATCAACAAATGCCAGTCCAATATTAAATGGATTAAAAACAACTTCATCTAATTATCAACAGAATAGTTCATCATTACAGCACGAATCTATGTTTTCTCCTAACTCAGATTATGGAAATTTGGAAACCAAATTGAATTCACAGATGGTTTCAGCAATTGACCAAAGCTTGAAAAACACTCCAGGTATTACCACAACATATCGAGATCAAAATGGAAATCTCATAACTCAGGTAAAAAAAGAAACTTTTAATAAGGAAAATGGTCAAAGCTCTCATGCATTTGAAATCCAAGAGAGTAAACAACTTCCAAATGGGTATTCGAAAAGTTTCAAAAAAGAATATTCATCATCTGGTGTAATAGGATCTCAACCTActacatttattcaaaaaccattgaatacagaaaaatattataatagtgaacAACTATCAAATGGAGAATCAAGCTCATACGGATCTTTCCAAAATTATCAAGGACAATCAATACCTGCTAATATAGGAAATGTAggaattaaatcaaattttaaatcaacagTTGATCAAAGTTTGACTAATGTACCTGGAGTTACTACAACATTTAGAGACCAAAATGGAAACATTGTTACTCaggtaaaaaaagaaatagtaACCAATAATGATGGTCAAAATGGTCGTGTAACAGAATTCGAAGAAACAAAACAACTTCCAAATGGATATTCGAAAAGTTTCAGAAAAGAATATTCATCTTCTAGCGTAATAGGATCTCAACCTActacatttattcaaaaaccattgaatacagaaaaatattataatagtgaacAACTATCAAATGGAGAATCAAGCTCATACGGATCTTTCCAAAATTATCAAGGACAATCAATACCTGCTAATATAGGAAACGTAggaattaaatcaaattttaaatcaacagTTGATCAAAGTTTGACTAATGTACCTGGAGTTACTACAACATTTAGAGACCAAAATGGAAACATTGTTACTCaggtaaaaaaagaaatagtaACCAATAATGATGGTCAAAATGGTCGTGTAACAGAATTCGAAGAAACAAAACAACTTCCAAATGGATATTCGAAAAGTTTCAGAAAAGAATATTCATCATCTAGTGTAGTTGGTATTCAGCCAACATTGATTAAGGTCAATActactgaaaaaaatacatatttaccacaacaaattatacaaGGGGAAACAGAAAAATTTAATGGttacaacacattttttaacaacaaaaaatatacaatagaacCGAACAGCCCAATTAATTctcaagtatttaataataaaaaacaatcaataGAAACAATAGAAACCACTGGAACACTTAAGAGCAATTCATTTGGTGTTAACACTAACAATCAAATTGACTGTGATCAAGGGCCTTCTAGTACTTATCCGTCAAATCAAGATTTTAAACAACAACCAATTAACACAAATTATTCACCAGTTAGTCAACAAGCAAAAGTTAATATCAATCATTTTTCAACACAAACACAAGCGGAAGTCGGTCAACAATCAGTAGATTTACACGGATATACAAGACCTTCTCAAATAGGACAACAGTCTGTAGACAATAGTAACTTATATGTACCAAACAAaccaaaaaatcaaaagtttgaaaaaattgagTCATTTTCCACACAAACACAAGAAGAAGTCGGTCAACAATCGGTTGATTTACACGGATATACAAGGCCTTCTCAAATAGGACAACAATCTGTAGACATTAGTAACTTATATGTACCAAAAAAGCCAAATAGCCAgaagtttgaaaaaattgagTCATTTTCCACACAAACACAAGAAGAAGTCGGTCAACAATCGGTAGATCTACACGGATATTCAAAACCATCTCAAATAGGACAACAGTCTGTAGACATTAGTAACTTATATGTACcaaataaaccaaataatcagaagtttgaaaaaattgagTCATTTTCCACACAAACACAAGCGGAAGTCGGTCAACAATCGGTTGATTTACATGGATATACAAGGCCTTCTCAAATAGGACAACAATCTGTAGACATTAGTAACTTATATGTAccaaaaaaaccaaatagccagaagtttgaaaaaattgagTCATTTTCCACACAAACACAAGCGGAAGTCGGTCAACAATCGGTTGATCTACATGGATATACAAGACCTTCTCAAATAGGACAACAGTCTGTAGACATTAGTAACTTATATGTACCAAAAAAGCCAAATAATCAgaagtttgaaaaaattgagTCATTTTCCACACAAACACAAGAAGAAGTCGGTCAACAATCAGTAGATTTACACGGATATACAAGACCTTCTCAAATAGGACAACAGTCTGTAGACAATAGTAACTTATATGTACCAAACAAaccaaaaaatcaaaagtttgaaaaaattgaatcctTTTCCACACAAACACAAGCGGAAGTCGGTCAACAATCAGTTGATTTACATGGATATACAAATCCTTCTCAAATAGGACAACAATCTGTAGACATTAGTAACTTATATGTACCAAAAAAGCCAAATAATCAgaagtttgaaaaaattgagTCATTTTCCACACAAACACAAGCGGAAGTCGGTCAACAATCGGTAGATCTACACGGATATACAAATCCTTCTCAAATAGGACAACAGTCTGTAGACATTAGTAACTTATATGTACcaaataaaccaaataatcagaagtttgaaaaaattgagTCATTTTCCACACAAACACAAGCGGAAGTCGGTCAACAATCGGTTGATTTACACGGATATTCAAAACCATCTCAAATAGGACAACAGTCTGTAGACATTAGTAACTTATATGTACcaaataaaccaaataatcagaagtttgaaaaaattgagTCATTTTCCACACAAACACAAGCGGAAGTTGGTCAACAATCAGTTGATTTACATGGATATACAAGGCCTTCTCAAATAGGACAACAATCTGTAGACATTAGTAACTTATATGTACCAAATAAACCAAGTAgcaaaaagtttgaaaaaattgagTCCTTTTCCACACAAACACAAGAGGAAATCGCTCAACAATCTGTTGATTTACACGGATATACAAGGCCTTCTCAAATAGGACAACAGTCTGTAGACATTAGTAACTTATATGtaccaaataaacaatatggaAATGTAAACTTTCAATCATCAAAATTATCGTCACAAACTGGACAATTATCAACAGGTAATGATGAACCTATTAACTCTAAATATAACAGTGTCTTCGATAAACTAGGGCAATTAGAACATGAAATTCTTGGTGCAAAAAGTACAGTGAACATAAACAAGGGAAATGTACAAACCACTTATTCCACTAACCATAATGTAAAAAGTATGCCTGTGCAAACAAGTCATCAAGAatccaatttttcaaaaaaaataaatgaaaacacaCAATATATAGAACCAGAATCTGAAATAGCCTTTTCTAAGTCTTTTCAACAAAAAGATTCAAAATTAGTAATACAACAAGATGCAATTGAAAATCCTACATCAAATACGGAACACTTTTCAGAAAATCCAACTACACCATCTTCCGTCTGGAAAAAAATTGGAGATAAATTCAAAGGTACCATAGAAAATGCAAAAAACAAAGCCCAACAACTAGCatctaatattaatgataaagtaGGCTTTTCAAGTGTAACTGGAAACCCGTGTTAA
- the LOC113553383 gene encoding uncharacterized protein LOC113553383 isoform X3 produces the protein MVCKLYLLLCLGLSTNASPILNGLKTTSSNYQQNSSSLQHESMFSPNSDYGNLETKLNSQMVSAIDQSLKNTPGITTTYRDQNGNLITQVKKETFNKENGQSSHAFEIQESKQLPNGYSKSFKKEYSSSGVIGSQPTTFIQKPLNTEKYYNSEQLSNGESSSYGSFQNYQGQSIPANIGNVGIKSNFKSTVDQSLTNVPGVTTTFRDQNGNIVTQVKKEIVTNNDGQNGRVTEFEETKQLPNGYSKSFRKEYSSSSVIGSQPTTFIQKPLNTEKYYNSEQLSNGESSSYGSFQNYQGQSIPANIGNVGIKSNFKSTVDQSLTNVPGVTTTFRDQNGNIVTQVKKEIVTNNDGQNGRVTEFEETKQLPNGYSKSFRKEYSSSSVVGIQPTLIKVNTTEKNTYLPQQIIQGETEKFNGYNTFFNNKKYTIEPNSPINSQVFNNKKQSIETIETTGTLKSNSFGVNTNNQIDCDQGPSSTYPSNQDFKQQPINTNYSPVSQQAKVNINHFSTQTQAEVGQQSVDLHGYTRPSQIGQQSVDNSNLYVPNKPKNQKFEKIESFSTQTQEEVGQQSVDLHGYTRPSQIGQQSVDISNLYVPKKPNSQKFEKIESFSTQTQEEVGQQSVDLHGYSKPSQIGQQSVDISNLYVPNKPNNQKFEKIESFSTQTQAEVGQQSVDLHGYTRPSQIGQQSVDISNLYVPKKPNSQKFEKIESFSTQTQAEVGQQSVDLHGYTRPSQIGQQSVDISNLYVPKKPNNQKFEKIESFSTQTQEEVGQQSVDLHGYTRPSQIGQQSVDNSNLYVPNKPKNQKFEKIESFSTQTQAEVGQQSVDLHGYTNPSQIGQQSVDISNLYVPKKPNNQKFEKIESFSTQTQAEVGQQSVDLHGYTNPSQIGQQSVDISNLYVPNKPNNQKFEKIESFSTQTQAEVGQQSVDLHGYSKPSQIGQQSVDISNLYVPNKPNNQKFEKIESFSTQTQAEVGQQSVDLHGYTRPSQIGQQSVDISNLYVPNKPSSKKFEKIESFSTQTQEEIAQQSVDLHGYTRPSQIGQQSVDISNLYVPNKQYGNVNFQSSKLSSQTGQLSTGNDEPINSKYNSVFDKLGQLEHEILGAKSTVNINKGNVQTTYSTNHNVKSMPVQTSHQESNFSKKINENTQYIEPESEIAFSKSFQQKDSKLVIQQDAIENPTSNTEHFSENPTTPSSVWKKIGDKFKGTIENAKNKAQQLASNINDKVGFSSVTGNPC, from the exons atg GTTTGCAAATTATATTTGCTTTTATGTCTTGGTTTATCAACAAATGCCAGTCCAATATTAAATGGATTAAAAACAACTTCATCTAATTATCAACAGAATAGTTCATCATTACAGCACGAATCTATGTTTTCTCCTAACTCAGATTATGGAAATTTGGAAACCAAATTGAATTCACAGATGGTTTCAGCAATTGACCAAAGCTTGAAAAACACTCCAGGTATTACCACAACATATCGAGATCAAAATGGAAATCTCATAACTCAGGTAAAAAAAGAAACTTTTAATAAGGAAAATGGTCAAAGCTCTCATGCATTTGAAATCCAAGAGAGTAAACAACTTCCAAATGGGTATTCGAAAAGTTTCAAAAAAGAATATTCATCATCTGGTGTAATAGGATCTCAACCTActacatttattcaaaaaccattgaatacagaaaaatattataatagtgaacAACTATCAAATGGAGAATCAAGCTCATACGGATCTTTCCAAAATTATCAAGGACAATCAATACCTGCTAATATAGGAAATGTAggaattaaatcaaattttaaatcaacagTTGATCAAAGTTTGACTAATGTACCTGGAGTTACTACAACATTTAGAGACCAAAATGGAAACATTGTTACTCaggtaaaaaaagaaatagtaACCAATAATGATGGTCAAAATGGTCGTGTAACAGAATTCGAAGAAACAAAACAACTTCCAAATGGATATTCGAAAAGTTTCAGAAAAGAATATTCATCTTCTAGCGTAATAGGATCTCAACCTActacatttattcaaaaaccattgaatacagaaaaatattataatagtgaacAACTATCAAATGGAGAATCAAGCTCATACGGATCTTTCCAAAATTATCAAGGACAATCAATACCTGCTAATATAGGAAACGTAggaattaaatcaaattttaaatcaacagTTGATCAAAGTTTGACTAATGTACCTGGAGTTACTACAACATTTAGAGACCAAAATGGAAACATTGTTACTCaggtaaaaaaagaaatagtaACCAATAATGATGGTCAAAATGGTCGTGTAACAGAATTCGAAGAAACAAAACAACTTCCAAATGGATATTCGAAAAGTTTCAGAAAAGAATATTCATCATCTAGTGTAGTTGGTATTCAGCCAACATTGATTAAGGTCAATActactgaaaaaaatacatatttaccacaacaaattatacaaGGGGAAACAGAAAAATTTAATGGttacaacacattttttaacaacaaaaaatatacaatagaacCGAACAGCCCAATTAATTctcaagtatttaataataaaaaacaatcaataGAAACAATAGAAACCACTGGAACACTTAAGAGCAATTCATTTGGTGTTAACACTAACAATCAAATTGACTGTGATCAAGGGCCTTCTAGTACTTATCCGTCAAATCAAGATTTTAAACAACAACCAATTAACACAAATTATTCACCAGTTAGTCAACAAGCAAAAGTTAATATCAATCATTTTTCAACACAAACACAAGCGGAAGTCGGTCAACAATCAGTAGATTTACACGGATATACAAGACCTTCTCAAATAGGACAACAGTCTGTAGACAATAGTAACTTATATGTACCAAACAAaccaaaaaatcaaaagtttgaaaaaattgagTCATTTTCCACACAAACACAAGAAGAAGTCGGTCAACAATCGGTTGATTTACACGGATATACAAGGCCTTCTCAAATAGGACAACAATCTGTAGACATTAGTAACTTATATGTACCAAAAAAGCCAAATAGCCAgaagtttgaaaaaattgagTCATTTTCCACACAAACACAAGAAGAAGTCGGTCAACAATCGGTAGATCTACACGGATATTCAAAACCATCTCAAATAGGACAACAGTCTGTAGACATTAGTAACTTATATGTACcaaataaaccaaataatcagaagtttgaaaaaattgagTCATTTTCCACACAAACACAAGCGGAAGTCGGTCAACAATCGGTTGATTTACATGGATATACAAGGCCTTCTCAAATAGGACAACAATCTGTAGACATTAGTAACTTATATGTAccaaaaaaaccaaatagccagaagtttgaaaaaattgagTCATTTTCCACACAAACACAAGCGGAAGTCGGTCAACAATCGGTTGATCTACATGGATATACAAGACCTTCTCAAATAGGACAACAGTCTGTAGACATTAGTAACTTATATGTACCAAAAAAGCCAAATAATCAgaagtttgaaaaaattgagTCATTTTCCACACAAACACAAGAAGAAGTCGGTCAACAATCAGTAGATTTACACGGATATACAAGACCTTCTCAAATAGGACAACAGTCTGTAGACAATAGTAACTTATATGTACCAAACAAaccaaaaaatcaaaagtttgaaaaaattgaatcctTTTCCACACAAACACAAGCGGAAGTCGGTCAACAATCAGTTGATTTACATGGATATACAAATCCTTCTCAAATAGGACAACAATCTGTAGACATTAGTAACTTATATGTACCAAAAAAGCCAAATAATCAgaagtttgaaaaaattgagTCATTTTCCACACAAACACAAGCGGAAGTCGGTCAACAATCGGTAGATCTACACGGATATACAAATCCTTCTCAAATAGGACAACAGTCTGTAGACATTAGTAACTTATATGTACcaaataaaccaaataatcagaagtttgaaaaaattgagTCATTTTCCACACAAACACAAGCGGAAGTCGGTCAACAATCGGTTGATTTACACGGATATTCAAAACCATCTCAAATAGGACAACAGTCTGTAGACATTAGTAACTTATATGTACcaaataaaccaaataatcagaagtttgaaaaaattgagTCATTTTCCACACAAACACAAGCGGAAGTTGGTCAACAATCAGTTGATTTACATGGATATACAAGGCCTTCTCAAATAGGACAACAATCTGTAGACATTAGTAACTTATATGTACCAAATAAACCAAGTAgcaaaaagtttgaaaaaattgagTCCTTTTCCACACAAACACAAGAGGAAATCGCTCAACAATCTGTTGATTTACACGGATATACAAGGCCTTCTCAAATAGGACAACAGTCTGTAGACATTAGTAACTTATATGtaccaaataaacaatatggaAATGTAAACTTTCAATCATCAAAATTATCGTCACAAACTGGACAATTATCAACAGGTAATGATGAACCTATTAACTCTAAATATAACAGTGTCTTCGATAAACTAGGGCAATTAGAACATGAAATTCTTGGTGCAAAAAGTACAGTGAACATAAACAAGGGAAATGTACAAACCACTTATTCCACTAACCATAATGTAAAAAGTATGCCTGTGCAAACAAGTCATCAAGAatccaatttttcaaaaaaaataaatgaaaacacaCAATATATAGAACCAGAATCTGAAATAGCCTTTTCTAAGTCTTTTCAACAAAAAGATTCAAAATTAGTAATACAACAAGATGCAATTGAAAATCCTACATCAAATACGGAACACTTTTCAGAAAATCCAACTACACCATCTTCCGTCTGGAAAAAAATTGGAGATAAATTCAAAGGTACCATAGAAAATGCAAAAAACAAAGCCCAACAACTAGCatctaatattaatgataaagtaGGCTTTTCAAGTGTAACTGGAAACCCGTGTTAA
- the LOC113553383 gene encoding uncharacterized protein LOC113553383 isoform X1, whose translation MQTTFRVCKLYLLLCLGLSTNASPILNGLKTTSSNYQQNSSSLQHESMFSPNSDYGNLETKLNSQMVSAIDQSLKNTPGITTTYRDQNGNLITQVKKETFNKENGQSSHAFEIQESKQLPNGYSKSFKKEYSSSGVIGSQPTTFIQKPLNTEKYYNSEQLSNGESSSYGSFQNYQGQSIPANIGNVGIKSNFKSTVDQSLTNVPGVTTTFRDQNGNIVTQVKKEIVTNNDGQNGRVTEFEETKQLPNGYSKSFRKEYSSSSVIGSQPTTFIQKPLNTEKYYNSEQLSNGESSSYGSFQNYQGQSIPANIGNVGIKSNFKSTVDQSLTNVPGVTTTFRDQNGNIVTQVKKEIVTNNDGQNGRVTEFEETKQLPNGYSKSFRKEYSSSSVVGIQPTLIKVNTTEKNTYLPQQIIQGETEKFNGYNTFFNNKKYTIEPNSPINSQVFNNKKQSIETIETTGTLKSNSFGVNTNNQIDCDQGPSSTYPSNQDFKQQPINTNYSPVSQQAKVNINHFSTQTQAEVGQQSVDLHGYTRPSQIGQQSVDNSNLYVPNKPKNQKFEKIESFSTQTQEEVGQQSVDLHGYTRPSQIGQQSVDISNLYVPKKPNSQKFEKIESFSTQTQEEVGQQSVDLHGYSKPSQIGQQSVDISNLYVPNKPNNQKFEKIESFSTQTQAEVGQQSVDLHGYTRPSQIGQQSVDISNLYVPKKPNSQKFEKIESFSTQTQAEVGQQSVDLHGYTRPSQIGQQSVDISNLYVPKKPNNQKFEKIESFSTQTQEEVGQQSVDLHGYTRPSQIGQQSVDNSNLYVPNKPKNQKFEKIESFSTQTQAEVGQQSVDLHGYTNPSQIGQQSVDISNLYVPKKPNNQKFEKIESFSTQTQAEVGQQSVDLHGYTNPSQIGQQSVDISNLYVPNKPNNQKFEKIESFSTQTQAEVGQQSVDLHGYSKPSQIGQQSVDISNLYVPNKPNNQKFEKIESFSTQTQAEVGQQSVDLHGYTRPSQIGQQSVDISNLYVPNKPSSKKFEKIESFSTQTQEEIAQQSVDLHGYTRPSQIGQQSVDISNLYVPNKQYGNVNFQSSKLSSQTGQLSTGNDEPINSKYNSVFDKLGQLEHEILGAKSTVNINKGNVQTTYSTNHNVKSMPVQTSHQESNFSKKINENTQYIEPESEIAFSKSFQQKDSKLVIQQDAIENPTSNTEHFSENPTTPSSVWKKIGDKFKGTIENAKNKAQQLASNINDKVGFSSVTGNPC comes from the exons atgcaaACAACATTTAGA GTTTGCAAATTATATTTGCTTTTATGTCTTGGTTTATCAACAAATGCCAGTCCAATATTAAATGGATTAAAAACAACTTCATCTAATTATCAACAGAATAGTTCATCATTACAGCACGAATCTATGTTTTCTCCTAACTCAGATTATGGAAATTTGGAAACCAAATTGAATTCACAGATGGTTTCAGCAATTGACCAAAGCTTGAAAAACACTCCAGGTATTACCACAACATATCGAGATCAAAATGGAAATCTCATAACTCAGGTAAAAAAAGAAACTTTTAATAAGGAAAATGGTCAAAGCTCTCATGCATTTGAAATCCAAGAGAGTAAACAACTTCCAAATGGGTATTCGAAAAGTTTCAAAAAAGAATATTCATCATCTGGTGTAATAGGATCTCAACCTActacatttattcaaaaaccattgaatacagaaaaatattataatagtgaacAACTATCAAATGGAGAATCAAGCTCATACGGATCTTTCCAAAATTATCAAGGACAATCAATACCTGCTAATATAGGAAATGTAggaattaaatcaaattttaaatcaacagTTGATCAAAGTTTGACTAATGTACCTGGAGTTACTACAACATTTAGAGACCAAAATGGAAACATTGTTACTCaggtaaaaaaagaaatagtaACCAATAATGATGGTCAAAATGGTCGTGTAACAGAATTCGAAGAAACAAAACAACTTCCAAATGGATATTCGAAAAGTTTCAGAAAAGAATATTCATCTTCTAGCGTAATAGGATCTCAACCTActacatttattcaaaaaccattgaatacagaaaaatattataatagtgaacAACTATCAAATGGAGAATCAAGCTCATACGGATCTTTCCAAAATTATCAAGGACAATCAATACCTGCTAATATAGGAAACGTAggaattaaatcaaattttaaatcaacagTTGATCAAAGTTTGACTAATGTACCTGGAGTTACTACAACATTTAGAGACCAAAATGGAAACATTGTTACTCaggtaaaaaaagaaatagtaACCAATAATGATGGTCAAAATGGTCGTGTAACAGAATTCGAAGAAACAAAACAACTTCCAAATGGATATTCGAAAAGTTTCAGAAAAGAATATTCATCATCTAGTGTAGTTGGTATTCAGCCAACATTGATTAAGGTCAATActactgaaaaaaatacatatttaccacaacaaattatacaaGGGGAAACAGAAAAATTTAATGGttacaacacattttttaacaacaaaaaatatacaatagaacCGAACAGCCCAATTAATTctcaagtatttaataataaaaaacaatcaataGAAACAATAGAAACCACTGGAACACTTAAGAGCAATTCATTTGGTGTTAACACTAACAATCAAATTGACTGTGATCAAGGGCCTTCTAGTACTTATCCGTCAAATCAAGATTTTAAACAACAACCAATTAACACAAATTATTCACCAGTTAGTCAACAAGCAAAAGTTAATATCAATCATTTTTCAACACAAACACAAGCGGAAGTCGGTCAACAATCAGTAGATTTACACGGATATACAAGACCTTCTCAAATAGGACAACAGTCTGTAGACAATAGTAACTTATATGTACCAAACAAaccaaaaaatcaaaagtttgaaaaaattgagTCATTTTCCACACAAACACAAGAAGAAGTCGGTCAACAATCGGTTGATTTACACGGATATACAAGGCCTTCTCAAATAGGACAACAATCTGTAGACATTAGTAACTTATATGTACCAAAAAAGCCAAATAGCCAgaagtttgaaaaaattgagTCATTTTCCACACAAACACAAGAAGAAGTCGGTCAACAATCGGTAGATCTACACGGATATTCAAAACCATCTCAAATAGGACAACAGTCTGTAGACATTAGTAACTTATATGTACcaaataaaccaaataatcagaagtttgaaaaaattgagTCATTTTCCACACAAACACAAGCGGAAGTCGGTCAACAATCGGTTGATTTACATGGATATACAAGGCCTTCTCAAATAGGACAACAATCTGTAGACATTAGTAACTTATATGTAccaaaaaaaccaaatagccagaagtttgaaaaaattgagTCATTTTCCACACAAACACAAGCGGAAGTCGGTCAACAATCGGTTGATCTACATGGATATACAAGACCTTCTCAAATAGGACAACAGTCTGTAGACATTAGTAACTTATATGTACCAAAAAAGCCAAATAATCAgaagtttgaaaaaattgagTCATTTTCCACACAAACACAAGAAGAAGTCGGTCAACAATCAGTAGATTTACACGGATATACAAGACCTTCTCAAATAGGACAACAGTCTGTAGACAATAGTAACTTATATGTACCAAACAAaccaaaaaatcaaaagtttgaaaaaattgaatcctTTTCCACACAAACACAAGCGGAAGTCGGTCAACAATCAGTTGATTTACATGGATATACAAATCCTTCTCAAATAGGACAACAATCTGTAGACATTAGTAACTTATATGTACCAAAAAAGCCAAATAATCAgaagtttgaaaaaattgagTCATTTTCCACACAAACACAAGCGGAAGTCGGTCAACAATCGGTAGATCTACACGGATATACAAATCCTTCTCAAATAGGACAACAGTCTGTAGACATTAGTAACTTATATGTACcaaataaaccaaataatcagaagtttgaaaaaattgagTCATTTTCCACACAAACACAAGCGGAAGTCGGTCAACAATCGGTTGATTTACACGGATATTCAAAACCATCTCAAATAGGACAACAGTCTGTAGACATTAGTAACTTATATGTACcaaataaaccaaataatcagaagtttgaaaaaattgagTCATTTTCCACACAAACACAAGCGGAAGTTGGTCAACAATCAGTTGATTTACATGGATATACAAGGCCTTCTCAAATAGGACAACAATCTGTAGACATTAGTAACTTATATGTACCAAATAAACCAAGTAgcaaaaagtttgaaaaaattgagTCCTTTTCCACACAAACACAAGAGGAAATCGCTCAACAATCTGTTGATTTACACGGATATACAAGGCCTTCTCAAATAGGACAACAGTCTGTAGACATTAGTAACTTATATGtaccaaataaacaatatggaAATGTAAACTTTCAATCATCAAAATTATCGTCACAAACTGGACAATTATCAACAGGTAATGATGAACCTATTAACTCTAAATATAACAGTGTCTTCGATAAACTAGGGCAATTAGAACATGAAATTCTTGGTGCAAAAAGTACAGTGAACATAAACAAGGGAAATGTACAAACCACTTATTCCACTAACCATAATGTAAAAAGTATGCCTGTGCAAACAAGTCATCAAGAatccaatttttcaaaaaaaataaatgaaaacacaCAATATATAGAACCAGAATCTGAAATAGCCTTTTCTAAGTCTTTTCAACAAAAAGATTCAAAATTAGTAATACAACAAGATGCAATTGAAAATCCTACATCAAATACGGAACACTTTTCAGAAAATCCAACTACACCATCTTCCGTCTGGAAAAAAATTGGAGATAAATTCAAAGGTACCATAGAAAATGCAAAAAACAAAGCCCAACAACTAGCatctaatattaatgataaagtaGGCTTTTCAAGTGTAACTGGAAACCCGTGTTAA